From the genome of Acropora palmata chromosome 4, jaAcrPala1.3, whole genome shotgun sequence, one region includes:
- the LOC141879043 gene encoding uncharacterized protein LOC141879043 yields the protein MEFSFIVLGLLTYGHIGAVGLLSNSAGAGIKICDPSVQDCNYYTGQVIYHQTMTPKYIREHASRINNEINPRSCRQITFAPRGRPRFDNLLRIPLIPAGVFGSSAPITIQMTAANDVSLATGKDSDLKYGLSDGDNYIGFMLVDTKNYRNHAPCYGVEGKPGRRLVSQRTIEKSRPTVPRSECFFPGRFEFTFKLNERRGFCYTAHVGGYVKETTYRRQLDISKGLSLEVYSDDDRNERYGIRLITVSVIYEGETFQ from the exons ATGGAGTTTTCATTTATTGTCCTTGGCCTACTGACTTACGGTCACATTGG AGCTGTCGGTTTGCTATCTAACTCTGCTGGAGCCGGCATCAAGATTTGCGACCCAAGTGTACAAGACTGCAACTATTACacg GGACAAGTGATTTATCATCAGACCATGACACCTAAGTATATACGAGAGCATGCGTCCCGCATCAACAATGAGATAAACCCACGATCCTGTCGGCAGATAACTTTTGCGCCGCGTGGAAGACCAAGATTTGACAATCTCTTAAGAATACCTTTGATTCCTGCTGGAGTATTTGGAAGTTCCGCTCCAATAACCATCCAAATGACCGCCGCCAATGATGTCTCTCTCGCTACTGGTAAAGATAGTGATTTAAAATACGGGTTATCCGACGGCGACAATTACATCGGGTTTATGCTCGTCGATACTAAGAACTACAGGAACCACGCTCCCTGCTATGGGGTTGAGGGCAAACCTGGAAGGCGTTTGGTTTCCCAGCGGACAATAGAGAAGTCACGTCCGACAGTGCCCCGGAGTGAATGTTTCTTCCCTGGACGTTTCGAATTTACTTTTAAGTTGAACGAACGGAGGGGTTTCTGCTACACGGCGCATGTCGGCGGATATGTCAAGGAGACCACTTACAGAAGGCAGCTGGACATCAGCAAAGGACTGAGCCTGGAAGTCTATTCAGACGATGATCGTAATGAAAGGTACGGCATCAGGCTCATCACAGTTTCGGTAATATACGAAGGGGAAACGTTTCAgtga